From Watersipora subatra chromosome 2, tzWatSuba1.1, whole genome shotgun sequence, one genomic window encodes:
- the LOC137386973 gene encoding high mobility group protein B3-like isoform X3, producing MGKADRDPNRPKKAMSAYFIFMGDYRNHCKMTGESNTSNVTEFTKMASEKWRSMGETERAPYEQRALVEKQRYESQMSMYVPAPGFSSKGSRKRKNPDAPKRPKSAYLHFLEAFREANREKMNHKEIISQGASAWSRLTDDQKLPYNQKYEAEKEKYNVLLQNMVDG from the exons ATGG GTAAAGCTGATAGAGATCCTAACCGGCCTAAAAAGGCAATGTCTGCTTACTTCATCTTTATGGGAGACTACAGAAATCACTGTAAGATGACAGGAGAGTCCAACACATCTAAT GTTACGGAATTTACCAAAATGGCTTCAGAAAAGTGGAGATCGATGGGTGAAACAGAGCGTGCCCCTTATGAACAACGTGCTTTGGTCGAAAAGCAGCGTTATGAGTCGCAAATGTCCATGTATGTGCCTGCGCCTGGATTCAGCAGTAAAGGATCAAGAAAGAGG aaaaatccTGATGCTCCAAAAAGACCCAAATCTGCATACCTGCATTTTCTGGAGGCATTTCGTGAAGCCAACCGAGAAAAGATGAATCACAAAGAGATAATTAGCCAAGGAGCTTCTGCCTGGAGCAGGCTAACAGATGACCAGAAGTTGCCATATAATCAGAAATATGAGGCGGAAAAGGAGAAGTACAATGTCCTCCTACAGAATATG GTTGATGGCTGA
- the LOC137386973 gene encoding high mobility group protein B3-like isoform X1 translates to MGKADRDPNRPKKAMSAYFIFMGDYRNHCKMTGESNTSNVTEFTKMASEKWRSMGETERAPYEQRALVEKQRYESQMSMYVPAPGFSSKGSRKRKNPDAPKRPKSAYLHFLEAFREANREKMNHKEIISQGASAWSRLTDDQKLPYNQKYEAEKEKYNVLLQNMNMAGGACY, encoded by the exons ATGG GTAAAGCTGATAGAGATCCTAACCGGCCTAAAAAGGCAATGTCTGCTTACTTCATCTTTATGGGAGACTACAGAAATCACTGTAAGATGACAGGAGAGTCCAACACATCTAAT GTTACGGAATTTACCAAAATGGCTTCAGAAAAGTGGAGATCGATGGGTGAAACAGAGCGTGCCCCTTATGAACAACGTGCTTTGGTCGAAAAGCAGCGTTATGAGTCGCAAATGTCCATGTATGTGCCTGCGCCTGGATTCAGCAGTAAAGGATCAAGAAAGAGG aaaaatccTGATGCTCCAAAAAGACCCAAATCTGCATACCTGCATTTTCTGGAGGCATTTCGTGAAGCCAACCGAGAAAAGATGAATCACAAAGAGATAATTAGCCAAGGAGCTTCTGCCTGGAGCAGGCTAACAGATGACCAGAAGTTGCCATATAATCAGAAATATGAGGCGGAAAAGGAGAAGTACAATGTCCTCCTACAGAATATG AACATGGCAGGAGGTGCTTGTTATTAG
- the LOC137386973 gene encoding high mobility group protein B3-like isoform X2: MGKADRDPNRPKKAMSAYFIFMGDYRNHCKMTGESNTSNVTEFTKMASEKWRSMGETERAPYEQRALVEKQRYESQMSMYVPAPGFSSKGSRKRKNPDAPKRPKSAYLHFLEAFREANREKMNHKEIISQGASAWSRLTDDQKLPYNQKYEAEKEKYNVLLQNMEQTS, encoded by the exons ATGG GTAAAGCTGATAGAGATCCTAACCGGCCTAAAAAGGCAATGTCTGCTTACTTCATCTTTATGGGAGACTACAGAAATCACTGTAAGATGACAGGAGAGTCCAACACATCTAAT GTTACGGAATTTACCAAAATGGCTTCAGAAAAGTGGAGATCGATGGGTGAAACAGAGCGTGCCCCTTATGAACAACGTGCTTTGGTCGAAAAGCAGCGTTATGAGTCGCAAATGTCCATGTATGTGCCTGCGCCTGGATTCAGCAGTAAAGGATCAAGAAAGAGG aaaaatccTGATGCTCCAAAAAGACCCAAATCTGCATACCTGCATTTTCTGGAGGCATTTCGTGAAGCCAACCGAGAAAAGATGAATCACAAAGAGATAATTAGCCAAGGAGCTTCTGCCTGGAGCAGGCTAACAGATGACCAGAAGTTGCCATATAATCAGAAATATGAGGCGGAAAAGGAGAAGTACAATGTCCTCCTACAGAATATG GAGCAGACATCATGA